The genomic interval AGTCAGATTAATGAAATTACAGGACTgcattaacaattaaaaaaggTGATACCCATCGGATGATATCGGTCATTACAGGAGAACGTAGTCAATGAGTTAACCCGTCCTACTCGTTAAACAGGTTAACTGGGTTTCTGATTTTTTAAGTCAATTTATAGATCAATACTTCCTACAAACGCAAGATGCTCCACATAATTTAATTAACACAAAGATTATGATGAAATTGTTTAGAATCTATAGAAAAAGTGAGCGTACCTGGATAGGATCGAAAGACATCAAAGAAGACGCCAGTAATGGCGTCCATGTTGcgtcattttaaaaaattcgcgCTTCTTGCCTTGCATCTGTTTGTACTTGCAACACGTAAATTTCCGCGGAAAAAATGAATTCTTCTTAAATCTACACATTAAATATTGGCAGaatatataaattacaatatttacataTGTTgcgataaaaatataataccGAAATTCTAAACATGAACTGTTTAGAAACCGGTGAAGCTTAAATGTTGACATTTTATTACCTATCCTCAGTAATGTATTCTCTTGTAGAATGATCATCTCCAAGTATTAACGAAGCTCTTTAACTATTAAAtaacttaaataaattactCAAAGTATTCAAATTAATCAATCAACACGGAGCTATTACCACTCTGCAAATTCAATTCGGAGCAACTAAAGTAAACTGTATGGCCGCGCATGCGCGACAAGTAGTCACGTACCTGTTGTGTAtctgaaatttcgaaagataTTATAAAAACTACACAACATGATTTTCCATTCTAATGTTATACCACTATACTGACATTTGCGTAATCTAACTAAAATCATTTAATCCGTTTTAACTCGTTACAGTGCTCGTTTGAGGTTAGGTACGATGCACTGTGCTGAAAGTACATAACAGTGACTTACGAAACAAATACTAGAGAATATGGAAGGCAACGTCTTACTGACAGTCCGTCATACACGGTTTTTTATTGACACTTGCGAGACAATTATTGTTAACTACAGCAATGCCAGAAGAATGACTAAAGGACTCGTCAGTAAGACGTAAGACTACGTAGCACGCCCGATATTAAACGCGGGAATATCGTAAATCGTAGGGATGGTATATACAGGGATCGGTGACGGGACACAGGTAGTAGCGAGAAAGGTGTTGTCTAATCGTCCATCTGCTGGCGGGCGTAGGAGGTAACCGCCACAGACAATAGTGACATCTCCCCCACAAACTACTACTCCGTCACGTTATCCGTCAGCGGCCATTTTTCCCCTGCATTTAGCAACTGTTAGCAACTGCTAGCAACTCTGCTGGCAACAATTGTCAACAATGGCTTCGGACAAATCTGTCAATTCGAACCATAATACACTGCCAGGGAACGTGAAGATCAAAATTGAGCCAGGAACGTCAATGCCGGCTCCCATAAGAAACATCAAAACTGAACCTGGCTTGCCAACAACATCTACCACTAGACTAACTTCGTTCCGTCTGCCGAGGGACCTGACATTAGGGGGCAACATAAAAACAGAAAAGTCTAAAAGGGTGTACACACCAAATTTAAATGCTCAgagaacgaaaaagaaagagtgAGTAGTGAGGAAAACAGGTCTAATTGATGCTGATAATTAAGtaaatgtttttgtttttataGGGATGCATCGCCAGGCGATTCTGCAAAACCTGGCAGAGGTAGAGACAATGCTCGAGGACGTGGAAGAGGAGACAGAGGTAGAAACGACAGAGGACGTGGAAGAGCTAGCAATTTGATACAGGTACATCGAAACATCATTTTTAACACAATGGTCCTATTTACCATTTGTCCATGGAAAGAAGCTGCATGGAAGCTTGTAGAGATCTACGCTCCACTACCTGTTATCCTTATATCACGCTACACATCTCAGAGATCCTCCGTTGCCCTGCTGTTGAAACGTGCGGCTTCTTTCCATGAACAGATGATACCTTCAAATTCTTGTTCTACATTTACTTTGTTGTTTTAGTCTAGCGGTATTTGGTCCACTGGAATAAATAGCACTCCAGGAAAGCGCAGCAgcagtggtggtggtggtggtggtggtggcggcagTGGAGACAGTGACAGAAGTTCACAAACATCCTTAGAAAAACCAAAATTAGATCTAAATCGCAGCATTGATAAagcggaagaagaagagaaattgAAGTTATTATTGAGAGATGATTTTATTGATAGCGGAGAGCCTGAAGATTTTGATAATGGACCTGTTACCTTGCCAATGATCAAAGGTGTCTATTATTAATATACTTATGAATATAGAGATGGAattaagaattttattatttagttGTTACAGCAAAGATGCACAAAGAACAAATTAAACAGGAATTAGATGttgaggaagaagaagaaataaatacgAAACCAACTATATTAGAGAATGGAGAGGGTAAGTATACTCTTGCTTTTATTTCGGATGAtgttatattgttattatttttagtgtTACCATCAAAAAATGAAGTTAAAGTCAAGGTACCCAATTTGAACATGGAACCGAAAGAAGAGTTGGATAGCATTCCACAGATGATCGAAAACAAGACGAACTCGTACATTTTGATACAGGTTGGACAGACGAAATTAACTTTATTTGTTCTCACGGTTACGATTATAATAAACAATCTGCAGTTTCCAGACTGCTTACCTGGTTTCGTGGGAAGCGCTGAAGATGCTAGGACGACTCGCCCAAACAGTTCGAACCAGGAGAAAGAAAATGCAGCTACTTCGGACACAGACTTTTGTACTTTGAATAGTTTAAAACCCGGTATTCTAGGAAAATTGCAAATTCTGAAGTCTGGAAAGACGCGATTAGTGTTAGGAGAGAACAATTTGATCGTGGACCTAGGATCGAGGCATAGCTTTCGACAAGTACGTATTTAGAAATATAGAAACTGTACAGTTACTGAAATGATACTCTTCCTCAGGATCTTATCGCTGCGAAAGTAGACACAGATAAGTTAACTGGTGATCTGATAAATCTGGGACCAGTCAATAACACGCTTATATGTTCCCCTGATTGGGAATCTATGTTGGCCaagttgtaaataaattttccttACTGTAAAAAGACATGAATGAATAACAGGTGGCAACAATATT from Halictus rubicundus isolate RS-2024b chromosome 2, iyHalRubi1_principal, whole genome shotgun sequence carries:
- the Rpiiic53 gene encoding RNA polymerase III subunit C53 isoform X1, whose amino-acid sequence is MASDKSVNSNHNTLPGNVKIKIEPGTSMPAPIRNIKTEPGLPTTSTTRLTSFRLPRDLTLGGNIKTEKSKRVYTPNLNAQRTKKKEDASPGDSAKPGRGRDNARGRGRGDRGRNDRGRGRASNLIQSSGIWSTGINSTPGKRSSSGGGGGGGGGSGDSDRSSQTSLEKPKLDLNRSIDKAEEEEKLKLLLRDDFIDSGEPEDFDNGPVTLPMIKVVTAKMHKEQIKQELDVEEEEEINTKPTILENGEVLPSKNEVKVKVPNLNMEPKEELDSIPQMIENKTNSYILIQFPDCLPGFVGSAEDARTTRPNSSNQEKENAATSDTDFCTLNSLKPGILGKLQILKSGKTRLVLGENNLIVDLGSRHSFRQDLIAAKVDTDKLTGDLINLGPVNNTLICSPDWESMLAKL
- the Rpiiic53 gene encoding RNA polymerase III subunit C53 isoform X2, with product MASDKSVNSNHNTLPGNVKIKIEPGTSMPAPIRNIKTEPGLPTTSTTRLTSFRLPRDLTLGGNIKTEKSKRVYTPNLNAQRTKKKEDASPGDSAKPGRGRDNARGRGRGDRGRNDRGRGRASNLIQSSGIWSTGINSTPGKRSSSGGGGGGGGGSGDSDRSSQTSLEKPKLDLNRSIDKAEEEEKLKLLLRDDFIDSGEPEDFDNGPVTLPMIKAKMHKEQIKQELDVEEEEEINTKPTILENGEVLPSKNEVKVKVPNLNMEPKEELDSIPQMIENKTNSYILIQFPDCLPGFVGSAEDARTTRPNSSNQEKENAATSDTDFCTLNSLKPGILGKLQILKSGKTRLVLGENNLIVDLGSRHSFRQDLIAAKVDTDKLTGDLINLGPVNNTLICSPDWESMLAKL